The following are from one region of the Natronosporangium hydrolyticum genome:
- a CDS encoding sulfotransferase family protein yields MTGPPPEVEPPPTSATPAPVLFIGGLGRSGSTLLELVLAQHPDVCALGEVVHLWQRGLVDDERCGCGERFAGCEFWQELGRRAFGGWSKLPLDRVTELKAAVDRTRYIPRLARYRLPDQLRREVHEYTSYYQRIYQAARELTGATVVVDSSKHASLAFALRHSPGLDLRVLHLVRDSRGVAYSWARQVRRPEVVDADAYMPRFSTLTVSGLWTVQNGAFHLLSRAAPVTRLRYEDFTADPQGWLRRIRELVDLPDDPAAGAILRDPPTSPSPAHTVAGNPLRFAAGPLRINRDDRWRAALPRPRRTMVSLLTLPLRLRYGYYRGRREATT; encoded by the coding sequence ATGACTGGACCACCACCGGAGGTTGAGCCACCACCGACTTCCGCCACCCCGGCCCCGGTGCTCTTCATCGGCGGCCTCGGCCGCAGCGGATCCACCCTGCTCGAGCTGGTGCTCGCGCAACATCCGGACGTCTGCGCGCTGGGTGAGGTGGTCCACCTGTGGCAACGGGGCCTGGTCGACGACGAGCGCTGCGGCTGCGGCGAACGCTTCGCCGGTTGTGAGTTCTGGCAGGAGCTCGGCCGGCGGGCCTTCGGCGGCTGGTCGAAGCTGCCGCTCGACCGGGTGACCGAGCTGAAGGCGGCGGTCGACCGGACCCGATACATCCCGCGGCTCGCCCGGTACCGGCTGCCCGACCAGCTGCGCCGGGAGGTCCACGAATACACCTCCTACTATCAGCGCATCTACCAGGCGGCGCGGGAGCTGACCGGCGCCACCGTCGTGGTCGATTCCAGCAAGCACGCCTCGCTGGCGTTCGCGCTGCGGCACTCCCCCGGGCTCGACCTTCGGGTGCTCCACCTGGTCCGGGACAGCCGAGGGGTGGCCTACTCGTGGGCACGGCAGGTCCGCCGGCCCGAAGTCGTCGACGCCGACGCATACATGCCCCGGTTCTCGACGCTGACCGTCAGTGGGCTGTGGACGGTGCAGAACGGCGCCTTTCACCTGCTGAGCCGGGCCGCGCCGGTGACCCGGCTACGCTACGAGGACTTCACCGCCGACCCGCAGGGTTGGCTGCGCCGGATCCGGGAGCTGGTGGACCTGCCGGACGACCCGGCGGCCGGGGCGATCCTGCGGGATCCGCCGACCTCGCCGTCGCCCGCGCACACGGTGGCGGGCAATCCGCTCCGGTTCGCGGCCGGCCCGCTGCGGATCAACCGGGACGACCGGTGGCGAGCTGCGCTTCCCCGACCGCGCCGCACCATGGTGAGCCTGCTCACCCTGCCACTGCGGCTCCGGTACGGCTATTACCGCGGACGCAGAGAGGCGACGACGTGA
- a CDS encoding UDP-N-acetylglucosamine transferase subunit ALG14, which produces MAEDDPEQRSLLLVGSSGGHLAQLLALEPWYHHRRRRWVTFDTPDARSQLADEDVTWAYHPTTRNVWNLLRNSLLAIRQVRRGRVAAVITTGAGVAFPFVLLARVLGIPTIYIEVFDRIDSPTLTARLCRPFLSAMLVQWEEQRRLYPEATVVGRLL; this is translated from the coding sequence GTGGCCGAGGATGACCCTGAGCAGCGATCACTGCTGTTGGTCGGATCGAGCGGCGGCCACCTCGCGCAACTCCTCGCGTTGGAGCCCTGGTATCACCACCGTCGGCGCCGATGGGTGACTTTCGACACTCCAGACGCCCGGTCGCAACTGGCCGACGAAGATGTCACCTGGGCCTACCACCCCACCACCCGAAACGTGTGGAATCTGCTCCGCAACTCGCTGCTGGCGATCCGCCAGGTACGCCGAGGGCGGGTAGCCGCGGTGATCACCACCGGCGCCGGCGTCGCCTTCCCGTTCGTCCTGCTCGCGCGGGTGCTCGGGATCCCCACGATCTACATTGAGGTCTTCGACCGGATCGACTCCCCCACCCTCACCGCTCGGCTGTGTCGGCCGTTCCTCTCGGCGATGCTGGTTCAGTGGGAAGAGCAGCGACGCCTCTACCCCGAGGCGACAGTGGTCGGGAGACTGCTGTGA
- a CDS encoding Wzz/FepE/Etk N-terminal domain-containing protein: MVDQAATPQPTLADLLEWVLRRWWIVVLSILVAGGVSGLAAVLQSPTYASSTLVQVQQVGPESAESRLNLDTEAQVVRSIDTASRVGEMINSTEPPAELARRVNVLVPPNTTFLEISFEAGTPERAQAGAHAFAEAYLAQREETAQQEVNDRIERLSNQIEALRAQQADEQVVLPLLHQQLLLQSEPIRGGDVRSPANLPGQPSSPNRTLYLASGLVAGLLLGLAAALLVHRFDRRVFRAADLPAEVVDQVLLELAGSRPAAQVMGPTTPMGRQFSRLRNVMRANADARSPGGAGSAPGVLLVCGVSAGTAAGFVTANLAAAFARAGERVAVVASDSASAVFEALGVSAGPGRGLADVLAGAVAPGDATVPSPVVNRVSVLRPGRLDEREELTVGETMGVVLRLASGVDRVIIESPPMARSIDAQALGVTASALLLVAECQRTTGPEVAAAVRDFQQVHAPFAGVLLVSPSGRARRGAGPTARIIPSFVDSAGDPAPSADAAPSAGPAKSPAPKPPPPPGQPQPGPRPPASGSPPSAPDDTVVLGRIQSDRGSS; the protein is encoded by the coding sequence ATGGTCGACCAGGCGGCGACGCCACAGCCCACATTGGCGGACCTGCTGGAGTGGGTGCTTCGGCGCTGGTGGATCGTGGTGCTGTCGATCCTGGTGGCGGGCGGGGTCAGCGGGTTGGCGGCGGTGTTGCAGTCGCCCACCTACGCCTCCAGCACGTTGGTGCAGGTGCAGCAGGTGGGGCCGGAGTCGGCCGAGAGCCGGCTCAACCTGGACACCGAAGCGCAGGTGGTGCGCTCGATCGATACCGCTAGCCGGGTCGGTGAGATGATCAACTCCACCGAGCCACCGGCCGAGCTGGCCCGCCGAGTGAACGTGCTGGTCCCGCCGAACACCACCTTCCTGGAGATCTCCTTCGAGGCGGGCACCCCGGAACGCGCCCAGGCCGGCGCGCACGCCTTCGCCGAGGCCTACCTCGCGCAACGGGAGGAGACCGCACAGCAGGAGGTCAACGACCGGATCGAGCGGCTGAGCAACCAGATCGAGGCGCTGCGGGCCCAACAAGCCGACGAACAGGTAGTGCTGCCGCTGCTGCACCAGCAGCTGCTGTTGCAGTCGGAGCCGATCCGGGGCGGCGACGTCCGCAGTCCGGCCAACCTGCCCGGCCAGCCCAGCTCACCGAACCGCACGCTCTACCTGGCCAGCGGGCTGGTCGCCGGCCTGCTGCTGGGGCTGGCGGCGGCGTTGCTCGTGCACCGGTTCGACCGGCGGGTGTTCCGGGCCGCGGACCTGCCCGCCGAAGTGGTCGACCAGGTGCTGCTGGAGCTGGCGGGCAGCCGGCCGGCGGCCCAGGTGATGGGGCCGACCACGCCGATGGGTCGGCAGTTCAGCCGGCTCCGCAACGTCATGCGGGCCAACGCTGATGCCCGATCCCCGGGGGGAGCCGGCTCGGCCCCGGGGGTGCTGCTGGTCTGCGGGGTGAGCGCCGGCACCGCCGCCGGCTTCGTCACCGCCAACCTGGCCGCCGCGTTCGCGCGGGCCGGTGAACGGGTCGCGGTGGTCGCCAGCGACTCGGCCAGCGCCGTCTTCGAGGCGCTCGGGGTCTCCGCCGGCCCCGGTCGCGGCCTCGCCGACGTGCTCGCCGGTGCGGTGGCACCGGGCGACGCGACGGTGCCGTCGCCGGTGGTCAACCGGGTCTCGGTGTTGCGACCCGGTCGGCTGGACGAGCGCGAGGAGCTGACGGTCGGCGAGACGATGGGGGTGGTGCTCCGGCTCGCCAGCGGAGTAGACCGGGTGATCATCGAGTCGCCGCCGATGGCCAGGTCCATCGACGCCCAGGCGCTCGGCGTGACCGCCTCCGCCCTGCTCCTGGTCGCCGAGTGCCAGCGGACCACCGGGCCGGAGGTGGCCGCGGCGGTCCGGGACTTCCAACAGGTGCATGCCCCGTTCGCCGGGGTGCTGCTGGTCTCGCCGAGCGGGCGGGCGCGGCGCGGCGCCGGGCCGACCGCCCGGATCATCCCATCCTTCGTTGATTCGGCCGGAGACCCGGCCCCATCCGCCGATGCGGCGCCGAGCGCCGGCCCGGCCAAGTCGCCGGCGCCGAAACCTCCGCCACCGCCGGGGCAACCACAGCCGGGTCCGCGGCCACCGGCGTCGGGTTCGCCGCCGTCAGCGCCGGACGACACGGTGGTGCTCGGGCGGATTCAATCCGACCGCGGCTCCTCGTGA
- a CDS encoding amidohydrolase: MTDLLVIGDVRTMDPRCPRAAGVAIRAGRVVALGDWRQLRRQLPAGTPELAPAGAVVLPGFVDSHIHLMWAGRAASRVALADATGIGEIQARISRYAAAHPGRSWIEADAGFDPPDLAERRLPTATELEAAAPGRPLLLDRKGHDALVNLTGLRYAGITAATPDPPGGRIDRDPQGMPTGLLVEHPAVALVRAVVPAPDLATRVGWIVGGQRELLRHGITTAVDPAVAPADLAAYAQAERTGELAGRTVVMPLGDDQVSDADLRRAVAEAGLAAADPAWLRVGPTKLFLDGGGSLGTALRSVPWPGTDGYHGHQSLRTSTLRAHCAAAAAAGRGVGVHAVGDAAVALTLSVLADVDRRTPVAGKGFHVIHAYLGPTAAAMAAARRLAIGVSAHPALQWHVGRDLLTRLGEPAAAAANPLRSWLDAGVLVGGGSDAPGPPVSVLHGMWQARTRRVRGRDEPLGPGQAVTAEEALALFTTGAGQLAAAGRPGAGSGTLYPGGPGDLAILDVDPLTPEPSALLSGRVVATVVAGVVSGG, encoded by the coding sequence ATGACCGACCTACTGGTGATCGGGGACGTCCGGACGATGGATCCGCGCTGTCCCCGAGCCGCTGGAGTGGCGATCCGGGCGGGCCGAGTGGTGGCGCTGGGGGACTGGCGACAGCTGCGCCGGCAGCTGCCGGCCGGCACACCAGAGCTCGCGCCGGCCGGGGCGGTGGTGCTCCCCGGCTTCGTCGACAGCCACATACACCTGATGTGGGCCGGCCGGGCCGCCAGCCGGGTGGCGCTCGCCGACGCCACCGGGATCGGCGAGATCCAGGCCCGGATCAGCCGATACGCGGCAGCGCACCCCGGCCGGTCCTGGATCGAGGCGGATGCCGGCTTCGACCCCCCGGACCTGGCCGAGCGTCGACTTCCTACCGCGACCGAGCTGGAAGCCGCCGCCCCGGGCCGCCCGCTGCTGCTCGACCGGAAAGGCCACGACGCGCTGGTCAACCTCACGGGCCTGCGGTACGCCGGCATCACCGCGGCCACCCCGGACCCGCCGGGTGGCCGGATCGACCGCGACCCGCAGGGCATGCCGACCGGGCTGCTCGTCGAGCATCCGGCGGTCGCGCTGGTTCGGGCGGTGGTGCCAGCGCCGGATCTGGCGACTCGGGTCGGCTGGATCGTCGGCGGCCAGCGCGAACTGCTGCGGCATGGCATCACCACCGCGGTCGACCCGGCGGTCGCGCCGGCCGACCTGGCCGCCTATGCGCAGGCCGAGCGTACCGGTGAGCTAGCCGGCCGGACGGTGGTGATGCCGCTCGGCGACGACCAGGTCAGCGACGCTGACCTGCGCCGCGCAGTCGCCGAAGCGGGGCTCGCCGCCGCCGACCCGGCGTGGCTGCGGGTCGGCCCGACCAAGCTGTTTCTCGACGGCGGCGGGTCGTTAGGCACCGCGCTGCGGTCGGTGCCGTGGCCGGGGACCGACGGCTACCACGGTCACCAGAGTCTGCGTACGAGCACGCTTCGGGCGCACTGCGCGGCGGCGGCCGCCGCCGGCCGGGGCGTCGGCGTGCACGCGGTAGGGGATGCCGCCGTGGCGCTGACCTTGTCGGTCCTGGCCGACGTGGACCGGCGTACCCCGGTGGCGGGCAAGGGATTTCACGTGATCCACGCGTACCTCGGGCCGACCGCTGCGGCGATGGCCGCCGCGCGGCGACTCGCGATCGGGGTCTCGGCCCATCCGGCGCTGCAGTGGCACGTCGGCCGCGATCTGCTCACCCGGCTCGGTGAGCCGGCAGCCGCGGCGGCGAACCCGCTCCGGAGCTGGCTGGACGCCGGGGTACTGGTCGGCGGAGGCTCGGACGCGCCCGGGCCGCCGGTCTCGGTACTGCACGGCATGTGGCAGGCGCGGACCCGGCGAGTGCGGGGCCGCGACGAACCGTTGGGTCCGGGACAGGCGGTTACTGCCGAAGAGGCGCTCGCGTTGTTCACCACCGGCGCTGGGCAACTAGCCGCGGCCGGTAGGCCGGGCGCCGGTAGCGGCACGCTGTATCCGGGCGGCCCCGGGGACCTGGCCATTCTCGACGTGGACCCGCTCACCCCGGAGCCCTCGGCGCTGCTGTCGGGACGAGTGGTCGCGACCGTGGTGGCGGGCGTCGTCAGCGGCGGCTAG
- a CDS encoding glycosyltransferase codes for MTTVLAVLGTDKHGFDRLVGWLESWHRTATAVRLLVQHGFSRPPTGPEAVDFLDHARLQASLREADLVVTHGGPATITEARRAGHLPIVVPRDPSRREHVDDHQQRFARRLAQDRMVVLCESEPALVAALRSGLDDPAGFRWRADPAESRLRAAAVARVGQIVEDLIAGDTGRPPTRLGGQR; via the coding sequence GTGACCACCGTGCTCGCGGTGCTGGGCACGGACAAACACGGGTTCGACCGGCTGGTCGGTTGGTTGGAGAGTTGGCACCGCACCGCGACGGCGGTCCGGTTGCTGGTGCAGCACGGCTTCAGCCGACCCCCGACCGGGCCGGAGGCGGTCGACTTCCTGGACCATGCGCGGTTGCAGGCATCGCTGCGGGAGGCCGACCTGGTAGTGACCCACGGCGGTCCGGCCACCATCACCGAGGCCCGGCGCGCCGGCCACCTGCCGATCGTGGTGCCGCGCGACCCGTCCCGCCGGGAGCACGTCGACGACCACCAGCAACGGTTCGCCCGCCGGCTCGCCCAAGACCGGATGGTGGTGCTCTGCGAGTCCGAACCGGCGCTGGTGGCGGCGCTGCGCAGCGGCCTCGACGACCCGGCCGGCTTCCGCTGGCGCGCCGACCCCGCCGAGTCCCGGCTCCGGGCGGCCGCCGTCGCCCGGGTCGGCCAGATCGTCGAGGACCTCATCGCCGGCGACACCGGGCGCCCACCGACCCGCCTGGGCGGTCAGCGATGA
- a CDS encoding glycosyltransferase family 2 protein, with protein MTPESPTVSVVVPTRDRPEMLRAALAAIRDQQYPGRVETVVVYDQSEPDESLVGDHPDRPVRVIRNQRTPGLAGARNSGILAAEGTLVAFCDDDDEWLPGKLTAQLAAFAEQPAAELVSCGILVRYRDRDVPRTLPWRRVPLAALLRSRLTELHPSTFLFRRSALLDGVGLVDEEIPGSYAEDYELLLRAARRHDLGNVPEPLVAVRWHEQSYFAQRWQTIATALQWLLARYPEFAGERRGEARVTGQIAFATAASGQRRAAFGWATRTLRRHLREPRAWLALAVSIRLLRPDAVVRAAHRRGRGI; from the coding sequence GTGACCCCCGAATCCCCAACGGTGAGCGTTGTCGTACCGACCCGGGACCGGCCGGAGATGCTGCGGGCGGCGCTCGCGGCCATCCGCGACCAGCAGTACCCGGGTCGAGTAGAGACGGTGGTCGTCTACGACCAGTCTGAGCCGGACGAATCGCTCGTCGGCGACCACCCGGACCGGCCAGTGCGGGTGATCCGCAACCAGCGGACACCCGGGCTGGCCGGTGCCCGGAACAGCGGCATCCTCGCCGCCGAGGGCACCCTGGTCGCGTTCTGCGACGACGACGACGAGTGGCTACCGGGCAAACTCACCGCGCAGCTCGCTGCGTTCGCCGAGCAGCCCGCAGCGGAGCTGGTCAGCTGCGGCATCCTGGTCCGGTACCGCGACCGGGACGTGCCCCGCACGCTGCCCTGGCGGCGGGTGCCGCTGGCGGCCCTACTGCGCAGCCGGCTCACCGAACTGCACCCGTCGACCTTTCTGTTCCGGCGGTCGGCGCTGCTCGACGGGGTTGGGCTGGTCGACGAAGAGATCCCCGGCAGCTACGCCGAAGACTACGAGCTGCTGTTACGCGCCGCCCGTCGACACGACCTCGGCAACGTCCCCGAACCGCTGGTGGCGGTCCGCTGGCACGAGCAGTCGTACTTCGCGCAACGATGGCAAACCATCGCCACCGCGCTGCAGTGGTTGTTGGCCCGGTACCCCGAGTTCGCCGGGGAGCGCCGCGGTGAGGCCCGGGTGACCGGCCAGATCGCTTTCGCCACCGCGGCGAGCGGGCAGCGCCGGGCGGCGTTCGGGTGGGCGACCCGGACACTGCGGCGGCATCTGCGTGAGCCACGGGCGTGGCTGGCGCTGGCGGTCTCGATCCGACTGCTGCGGCCCGACGCTGTGGTCCGCGCCGCCCACCGGCGCGGCCGGGGGATCTGA
- a CDS encoding sulfotransferase translates to MGTVTAVRGRLRQQAWQGAVVLARTTGRLSANRRLTPDFLVVGAQRAGTTSLYQALRQHPSFLPARLRKGVHYFDMAYHRPMSWYRAHFPTRRRAAAVAATLGAPVVTGEFSPYYMWHPLAPARIAADLPGVKVVAMLRDPVERAYSAHAHELARGFETEPFERAVELEPARLAGEVAKMTDDPGYASHAVQHQAYLARGRYHEQLTRLSDLVGRERLHVIDSEEFFTAPEQVFSQLCEFLEIPPRTTGVRFARHNARPRSDLPAGLRRRLEDSFATADEELARWWGRTPSWRAYG, encoded by the coding sequence ATGGGGACAGTAACCGCGGTTCGAGGCCGGCTACGTCAGCAGGCGTGGCAGGGAGCGGTGGTGTTGGCCCGGACCACCGGGCGGCTCTCCGCCAACCGCCGGCTGACCCCGGACTTCCTGGTGGTGGGCGCCCAACGGGCCGGCACCACCTCGCTCTACCAGGCGTTGCGCCAGCACCCCTCCTTCCTGCCGGCCCGGCTGCGTAAAGGTGTGCACTACTTCGACATGGCCTACCACCGGCCCATGTCCTGGTATCGGGCGCACTTCCCCACCCGGCGGCGGGCGGCGGCCGTCGCCGCAACGCTCGGCGCGCCGGTAGTGACCGGCGAATTCAGCCCGTACTACATGTGGCACCCGTTGGCACCGGCTCGGATCGCCGCCGACCTGCCCGGCGTCAAAGTGGTGGCGATGCTGCGCGACCCGGTCGAGCGGGCGTACTCGGCGCACGCCCATGAGTTGGCCCGCGGCTTCGAGACCGAGCCCTTCGAGCGGGCGGTGGAGCTGGAGCCGGCCCGGTTGGCGGGCGAGGTGGCGAAGATGACCGACGACCCGGGCTACGCCAGCCACGCCGTGCAGCACCAGGCCTACCTGGCCCGAGGCCGTTACCACGAGCAGTTGACCCGACTCAGCGACCTGGTGGGGCGGGAACGGCTGCATGTCATCGACAGCGAGGAGTTTTTTACGGCGCCCGAGCAGGTGTTCAGCCAGCTCTGCGAGTTCCTGGAGATTCCACCGCGGACCACCGGAGTCCGGTTTGCCCGGCACAACGCCCGGCCGCGCAGCGACCTGCCAGCCGGGCTGCGCCGCCGGCTGGAGGACTCCTTTGCGACGGCTGACGAGGAGCTGGCCCGCTGGTGGGGTCGGACCCCGAGCTGGCGGGCGTACGGGTGA
- a CDS encoding lipopolysaccharide biosynthesis protein yields MGSDPELAGVRVTQPVPTRPAERATAEIGAAARSGALNLTGAAVSAVLGLLLTLAVTRLFSPSVAGVFFVAMTVFLIAEAVAGLGAGVGLVYTLARRRALGQVAGLRAVWWVAAGPALAGAVLVAAAVWFGAPRLAEQLVDEAHAAATAALRAVALFIPAAVLLHLAVSAIRGMGRTRPFVVIERFVRPALQLAAVATIGLGALGAAVAVSAAWAAPYLLAAVLAAAWAVRMRRRLERRAAVTPDPPTRTDWRSFWRFSAPRGGTGLAQVGLQRFDLILVAALLGPVAVALYVAASRFLVVGQLANQAIGVAAQHRFAALFATGDLATIRRLYQTTTAWLVLGTWPLLLLCLVFAEPVLGLFGPQYPAATAVMQLLCAAMLLGTGCGMVSMVLEMSGRSLSVLLLTIAALVVNVGLNLLLIPLIGLNGAAIAWLGAIAVNNLAPLWLLHRSYRLHPSAANVWVAVAATGVCFGLLPAAAAYWWGSPAAVGAALLGAVGYAAVLWRARRLLELTAFAAIVRRAGRVTAGAER; encoded by the coding sequence GTGGGGTCGGACCCCGAGCTGGCGGGCGTACGGGTGACCCAGCCGGTGCCGACCCGCCCGGCGGAGCGGGCCACGGCCGAGATCGGCGCCGCCGCGCGCAGCGGGGCGCTCAACCTCACTGGCGCGGCGGTCTCGGCGGTGCTGGGGCTGCTGCTAACGCTCGCGGTGACCAGGCTCTTCTCGCCCTCGGTCGCCGGGGTCTTCTTCGTGGCGATGACGGTCTTCCTGATCGCCGAAGCAGTAGCCGGGCTCGGCGCCGGGGTAGGTCTGGTCTACACCCTGGCCCGCCGCCGCGCGCTGGGCCAGGTCGCCGGGTTGCGGGCGGTGTGGTGGGTGGCGGCCGGGCCGGCGCTGGCGGGCGCGGTGCTGGTGGCCGCGGCGGTGTGGTTCGGCGCTCCCCGGCTGGCGGAGCAGCTGGTCGACGAGGCGCACGCGGCGGCGACCGCAGCGTTGCGGGCGGTGGCGCTCTTCATCCCGGCGGCGGTGCTGCTGCACCTGGCCGTCTCGGCGATCCGCGGCATGGGTCGCACCCGACCCTTCGTGGTGATCGAACGGTTCGTCCGACCCGCGCTGCAGCTCGCTGCGGTAGCCACCATCGGGCTCGGGGCGCTCGGAGCCGCCGTCGCCGTTAGCGCGGCGTGGGCGGCGCCGTACCTGCTCGCGGCGGTGCTGGCGGCCGCCTGGGCGGTGCGGATGCGACGCCGGCTGGAACGCCGCGCGGCCGTGACCCCGGACCCGCCGACCCGGACGGACTGGCGTAGCTTCTGGCGGTTCTCGGCCCCCCGGGGCGGCACCGGGCTCGCCCAGGTGGGGCTGCAACGCTTCGACCTGATTCTGGTCGCGGCGCTGCTCGGGCCGGTGGCGGTGGCGCTCTACGTCGCCGCCAGCCGGTTCCTGGTGGTAGGGCAGTTGGCGAACCAGGCGATCGGGGTCGCCGCGCAGCACCGGTTCGCCGCGCTCTTCGCCACCGGCGACCTCGCCACCATCCGCCGGCTCTATCAGACCACCACCGCCTGGCTGGTGCTGGGCACCTGGCCGTTGTTGCTGCTCTGCCTCGTCTTCGCCGAACCGGTGCTGGGGCTGTTCGGCCCGCAGTACCCGGCGGCCACGGCGGTGATGCAGCTGCTCTGCGCGGCGATGCTGCTCGGCACCGGGTGCGGCATGGTCAGCATGGTGCTGGAGATGTCGGGCCGCAGCCTGTCGGTGCTGCTACTCACGATCGCCGCCCTGGTGGTCAACGTCGGGCTGAACCTGTTGCTGATCCCGCTGATCGGGCTCAACGGCGCGGCCATCGCCTGGCTCGGTGCGATCGCGGTAAACAACCTCGCCCCACTGTGGCTGCTCCACCGCAGCTACCGGCTGCATCCGTCGGCGGCGAACGTGTGGGTCGCGGTGGCCGCGACCGGGGTGTGCTTCGGTCTGCTCCCGGCCGCGGCAGCGTACTGGTGGGGGAGCCCTGCGGCGGTCGGCGCGGCGCTGCTCGGGGCGGTCGGCTACGCCGCGGTGCTGTGGCGAGCTCGCCGGTTGCTGGAGCTGACCGCCTTCGCGGCGATCGTGCGCCGGGCGGGTCGGGTCACGGCCGGCGCAGAACGCTGA
- a CDS encoding O-antigen ligase family protein, protein MTVDSSLASTTPVISGLPSRRVSSRVRVWPLGLLLAGYPILWLSGLAFVAAPLLAIPMAWELYRRRCRVPAGFGWWIILLAVVALSVLMLGEHAPHTLPKDSGFGRYLAFGMRLADYLVAAVVLLFVGNLTERELPTRRVIRWLCTFFTVTVAGGVAGLVLPPVQVPTLGQLVLPGALLSNDFVRQLTTVSFAQWHSIVGEQLEPRPAAPFPWTNTWGYVLSLLLPWFVIGAVLGARTVGRRVAAIAVLVVAAVPVVYSLNRGLWLALLVLAGYTLIRLVRRGSLVPAATILAAGALAAVIGLASPLAGVMLDRLDNPHSNDGRSNLSSAAFQVALSSPLVGYGGQLSTIGSGRSIAIGASPECPMCGNREVGAEGQLWQLLVTTGFVGTAAYLAFFGRFGWRYRRDGSLVGVAGAANLTLMIFYLPIYTALGMPLLIAMVGMGLWWRSATAEADPERAVAAPAASPAAPVRPMSAGVG, encoded by the coding sequence GTGACCGTCGACAGTTCCCTCGCCTCGACCACGCCGGTCATCAGCGGGCTGCCGAGCCGGCGGGTGAGCAGCCGGGTCCGGGTATGGCCGCTGGGCCTGCTGCTGGCGGGTTACCCGATTCTGTGGCTGTCCGGGCTGGCCTTCGTCGCCGCGCCGTTGCTGGCGATCCCGATGGCGTGGGAACTCTATCGCCGCCGGTGCCGGGTGCCGGCCGGGTTCGGCTGGTGGATCATCCTGCTAGCGGTGGTGGCGCTCTCGGTGTTGATGCTGGGCGAGCACGCACCACACACGCTCCCGAAAGACAGCGGCTTCGGGCGTTACCTGGCTTTTGGAATGCGGCTCGCCGACTACCTGGTGGCGGCGGTGGTGCTGCTGTTCGTGGGCAACCTGACCGAGCGGGAGCTGCCGACCCGACGAGTCATCCGCTGGCTGTGCACCTTCTTCACGGTGACCGTGGCGGGCGGAGTGGCGGGGCTGGTGCTGCCCCCGGTGCAGGTGCCGACGCTCGGTCAGCTGGTGTTGCCCGGTGCGTTGCTGAGCAACGACTTCGTCCGCCAACTCACCACGGTCAGCTTCGCCCAGTGGCACTCCATCGTGGGCGAGCAGCTGGAGCCACGACCGGCCGCGCCGTTCCCGTGGACCAACACCTGGGGATATGTCCTCTCGCTACTCTTACCGTGGTTCGTGATCGGCGCGGTGCTCGGCGCCCGTACCGTGGGGCGGCGGGTGGCGGCGATAGCGGTGCTGGTGGTCGCGGCGGTGCCGGTGGTCTACTCGCTGAACCGTGGCTTGTGGTTGGCGCTGCTGGTGCTTGCCGGATACACGCTGATCCGGCTGGTCCGGCGGGGGAGCCTGGTGCCGGCGGCGACGATCCTGGCCGCCGGCGCGCTCGCCGCAGTGATCGGGCTGGCGAGCCCGCTCGCCGGGGTGATGCTAGACCGCCTGGACAACCCGCACTCCAACGACGGCCGCAGCAACCTCAGCTCCGCCGCGTTCCAGGTGGCGCTGAGTTCACCGCTGGTGGGGTACGGCGGGCAGCTCTCCACGATCGGCAGCGGCCGGTCGATCGCGATCGGGGCCAGCCCGGAGTGCCCGATGTGTGGTAACCGGGAGGTCGGTGCCGAAGGGCAGCTGTGGCAACTGCTGGTCACCACCGGCTTCGTGGGCACCGCGGCGTACCTCGCCTTCTTTGGCCGGTTCGGGTGGCGCTACCGGCGCGACGGCTCGCTGGTGGGGGTCGCGGGCGCAGCTAACCTGACGCTGATGATTTTCTATCTACCGATCTATACTGCACTCGGGATGCCGCTGCTGATCGCCATGGTCGGGATGGGCCTCTGGTGGCGGTCTGCTACCGCCGAGGCTGATCCAGAGCGGGCCGTCGCGGCCCCGGCGGCGAGCCCGGCGGCGCCGGTCCGCCCGATGAGCGCGGGGGTGGGGTGA